From a region of the Panicum virgatum strain AP13 chromosome 2K, P.virgatum_v5, whole genome shotgun sequence genome:
- the LOC120693594 gene encoding uncharacterized protein LOC120693594, producing MSTLQVYSVRVEGIRRGLQWPLDVFGIVAARDTVDFNRNIIFSRTRDNCQTLTKEDRNLALEGPSRAVVWQDHLYIEVKLTVKGPTESEDKDLSFLVVPFACGNAAYSYHNYSYRTSKLSTVRLSLGPIVDSVEATIFVRVSDGSWPDGFRAQFAAFTTGIRRKIAPSIDHKKIILLDSGSRKVPFNAGGIELSRRVVSVETTGKLRVCIKAWKIVESAKNAVKDELFFTPQEAGRSSGLLDAGFCKMEVTVAWSLITCD from the exons ATGAGCACTCTGCAGGTGTATTCAGTCAGGGTTGAAGGAATCAGAAGGGGCTTGCAGTGGCCGCTCGATGTGTTCGGCATCGTCGCCGCGCGCGACACCGTCGACTTCAACCGCAACATCATCTTCAGCCGCACGAGGGACAACTGCCAGACCCTCACCAAAGAG GATCGGAACTTGGCACTGGAAGGTCCTAGCCGTGCCGTTGTGTGGCAGGATCATTTGTACATCGAGGTTAAGCTGACGGTGAAGGGGCCTACCGAATCCGAGGATAAAGACTTGAGCTTTCTAGTTGTGCCATTTGCATGTGGTAATGCGGCGTACTCATATCACAATTATAGTTACAGAACTAGCAAGCTTAGTACGGTGAGGCTTTCACTTGGTCCTATTGTTGACTCTGTGGAGGCCACAATATTTGTGCGAGTCAGTGATGGGTCATGGCCAGATGGTTTCCGTGCCCAATTCGCTGCATTTACCACTGGCATTCGTCGCAAGATAGCCCCTAGCATTGATCACAAGAAGATAATCTTGCTTGATTCTGGAAGCAGAAAAGTGCCTTTTAATGCTGGAGGGATCGAGCTTTCACGGCGTGTCGTTTCGGTTGAGACTACTGGGAAGCTGAGAGTCTGCATCAAGGCGTGGAAGATTGTGGAAAGTGCTAAGAATGCTGTGAAGGATGAGTTATTTTTCACACCCCAGGAAGCGGGGAGAAGCTCTGGTTTGCTTGATGCTGGCTTTTGTAAGATGGAAGTTACCGTCGCCTGGTCCCTCATTACCTGTGATTAA